Proteins from a single region of Pyrus communis chromosome 6, drPyrComm1.1, whole genome shotgun sequence:
- the LOC137736966 gene encoding ethylene receptor 2-like, with product MLKALASWLSVSLLLFCVSASDNGYPRCNCDDDGSLWSIESILECQRVSDFLIAVAYFSIPIELLYFVSCSNVPFKWVLFQFIAFIVLCGLTHLLNGWTYGPHPFQLMLALTVFKILTALVSCATAITLITLIPLLLKVKVREFMLKKKTWDLGREVGLIMRQTEAGMHVRMLTQEIRKSLDRHTILSTTLFELSETLGLQYCAVWMPNETKTEMILTHELKGRNYSHMYNFCIPISDPDVIHIKGSDGVNILRPDSALVHASGDSGEPGPVAAIRMPMLRVSNFKGGTPELIQTCYAILVLVLPGGQPRSWSSQDLEIIKVVADQVAVALSHAAVLEESQLMREKLAEQNRALQQAKMKAMMASHARNAFQKVMSDGMRRPMHSILGLLSLMQDDTLDRDQRVIVDAMVRTSNVLSTLINDVMDNSAKESGRFPLEVRSFGLHGMIKEAACLAKCLCVFRGFGFAIDVDKSLPDHVMGDERRVFQVILHMVGSLLNGNNVGGFVMFRVASEKGSQGRSDQRWAAWRHSSSDGDVCVRFELGISNSGSQSEVTTPAVQLVGRRYTSEGVDEGLSFTICKKLVQMMQGNIWAVPNPQGFAQSMALVLRFQLRPSIAIAISEPGESSEHPHSNSLFKGLQVLLTDDDDVNRVVMRKMLEKLGCIVTAVSSGFECLSTIGTFGPAGSSFQVVLLDLHMPELDGFEVAMRIRKFRSLTWPLIIAVTASADEGVWDRCMQTGINGVIRKPVLLQGIANELRRVLLQANKGMT from the exons ATGTTAAAGGCCTTAGCATCTTGGCTATCAGTTTCATTGCTCCTATTCTGTGTTTCTGCGTCGGATAACGGATACCCACGGTGCAATTGTGACGATGATGGCAGCTTGTGGAGCATCGAGAGCATCCTAGAATGTCAGCGAGTGAGCGATTTCTTGATCGCTGTGGCCTACTTTTCAATCCCCATTGAGCTGCTCTACTTTGTCAGCTGCTCGAATGTACCATTCAAATGGGTTCTCTTTCAGTTCATTGCCTTCATTGTGCTATGTGGATTGACACATCTACTCAATGGCTGGACTTACGGCCCTCACCCGTTCCAGCTTATGCTGGCTCTCACGGTTTTCAAAATTCTTACTGCTCTGGTCTCATGTGCCACTGCTATAACACTCATCACTCTCATCCCTTTGCTTCTCAAAGTGAAAGTGAGAGAATTCATGCTGAAGAAGAAGACTTGGGATCTTGGGAGGGAGGTTGGGCTTATAATGAGACAGACAGAAGCTGGAATGCATGTTCGGATGCTCACCCAAGAAATTCGCAAGTCGCTTGATAGGCATACAATACTGTCGACAACACTTTTTGAGCTATCCGAGACATTGGGTTTGCAGTACTGTGCAGTTTGGATGCCCAATGAAACTAAAACAGAGATGATTCTCACCCACGAGCTGAAAGGGAGGAATTATTCTCATATGTACAACTTTTGTATACCTATAAGTGATCCTGATGTGATACATATCAAGGGGAGTGATGGGGTGAACATCCTTAGGCCTGACTCTGCACTTGTTCATGCCAGTGGTGATTCAGGTGAGCCAGGACCAGTAGCTGCAATTCGGATGCCAATGCTTCGGGTTTCCAATTTCAAAGGAGGAACTCCGGAGTTGATCCAGACTTGTTATGCAATACTGGTTCTGGTCCTCCCTGGTGGACAACCTAGATCTTGGAGTAGCCAGGACCTGGAGATAATTAAGGTAGTTGCTGATCAGGTTGCCGTGGCTTTATCCCATGCTGCAGTCCTCGAAGAGTCTCAACTCATGAGGGAGAAATTGGCCGAGCAAAATCGAGCCTTGCAACAGGCAAAGATGAAGGCTATGATGGCAAGCCACGCAAGAAATGCATTCCAAAAGGTAATGAGTGATGGGATGAGGAGGCCAATGCACTCAATTTTGGGTTTGCTTTCTTTGATGCAGGATGACACTTTGGATAGAGATCAACGAGTTATTGTTGATGCAATGGTGAGGACGAGCAATGTCCTATCAACCTTGATAAATGATGTGATGGACAATTCGGCAAAGGAAAGTGGAAGATTTCCATTGGAGGTGAGATCTTTTGGGTTACATGGAATGATAAAGGAAGCAGCTTGCCTTGCCAAATGCTTGTGTGTATTTAGGGGCTTTGGTTTTGCAATTGATGTGGACAAGTCCTTACCTGATCATGTCATGGGGGATGAAAGACGAGTGTTTCAAGTGATTTTGCATATGGTTGGAAGCCTGTTAAATGGAAACAACGTGGGAGGGTTCGTAATGTTTCGGGTTGCTTCTGAGAAAGGGAGTCAGGGAAGGAGTGATCAAAGGTGGGCAGCCTGGAGACATAGCTCGTCTGATGGTGATGTGTGTGTTAGATTTGAGCTTGGGATAAGCAATAGTGGCTCTCAGTCAGAGGTCACAACACCAGCAGTGCAGCTTGTTGGTAGAAGATACACCAGTGAAGGTGTTGATGAGGGTTTGAGCTTCACCATTTGCAAAAAGCTAGTGCAG ATGATGCAAGGAAATATATGGGCAGTCCCTAACCCTCAAGGATTTGCTCAAAGCATGGCACTTGTTCTTCGGTTTCAACTTCGTCCCTCCATTGCAATAGCCATCTCTGAACCTGGAGAATCATCTGAGCACCCACATTCCAATTCACTTTTCAAAGGCTTGCAAGTTTTATTAACCGATGATGATGACGTGAACAGGGTTGTGATGCGGAAAATGCTCGAGAAGCTTGGTTGCATTGTAACTGCCGTTTCATCCGGATTCGAATGCCTTTCTACTATTGGTACTTTTGGTCCTGCTGGATCTTCATTTCAAGTTGTTTTACTTGATCTTCACATGCCTGAGTTGGATGGTTTTGAAGTCGCAATGAGAATCAGAAAATTTCGAAGCCTTACTTGGCCATTGATCATTGCCGTAACTGCTAGTGCTGACGAAGGTGTGTGGGATAGATGTATGCAAACAGGAATCAATGGGGTTATCCGAAAACCAGTTCTGCTGCAAGGGATAGCGAATGAGCTACGAAGAGTCTTGCTGCAGGCAAACAAAGGGATGACATAA